The nucleotide window gccatACGACGAAACTCGTCACTTCTCACGCGCACGGCCGTCTCGTTCGCAAAACagcatgaaaaaattagaacaaaatccttctttttgtttttccctcgaaaattttttgtatgaaattcgtacagaatttattccatatataataaaataaattgacgttttCGTATTCTCATAATTACGCAGTACACTGAGACGTTCACATGTCAAAAATTAACATTTACGCACGCATGCGATATAttcttgaaaaagaaaaaaaaaagaacacgaTTTTTATACCCTTATGCCGAAATCAACTCATACTTCTATATATCGTATCAGATGTTTGTATGGTTGCAGGCCAGAGTTTGGGCTATGGCTTTGTAAACTATCATCGGCCCGAGGATGCGGAGAAAGCCATCAATACCCTCAACGGTCTCCGTTTGCAGAACAAAACTATCAAGGTCCGTTGCTAAGAATATTTGTTCAAACATTGAATTCGAAACACAGTatcaaaaagagaaaatataacagaaTAGGTCGGAATAAAATTAGGTAAAAGAAGAGAGTAATCTGCCAAAAACTGTCCTCAAATTACTTTTGATACGATATTACTGTAtctcttttcaaaagtttgCTCGATCGTTTtgcgtttcttcttcttcctcgacCTGTTCTTGATTTGTTtcgttgtaaaaattgtaaacaaaaaaaaaaaaaaaaattaatgtgtatagtgtaaaattgatacattaatttgattaatttgaacaaccgatcgatcgattgattaatttttttaaccgttcgttattttttcatttatttatttgtttcttctttttttttcttctctgcaaCGTCAGGTTTCGTACGCGCGGCCGAGTAGCGAGGCGATCAAAGGTGCGAATCTGTACGTAAGCGGATTGCCAAAAAATATGGCTCAGCAGGATCTCGAGAATCTCTTCAGTCCTTACGGTCGGATTATAACCTCGCGTATACTATGCGACAACATGAGCGGTAAGGAAAAACTATAATGAAacataaattgaataaattaagaCTATACagacatatatagatatatatatataaaatatatatatatatttatattaatttacgtttttaatttttacatgtATTAAATCATGTTATTTTAACGCTTActttcacccccccccccaccttttttttcgctttggttacttttttttttttttttcttattcgtttattttgttttattaaaatgaaaaataacacaCCATGTTATATGCACACAAGAGATGAGGAGGATGATCAGATATTCGAGCCAACTACTGTACAACTTATGCCGCAggttttgtttcgtttttttttgtttctcgcGTTATTGGTATGAGTACGAGTATGTTTTATCTCTTCTCGCTTTTCAATCAGTTTCGACTAAAAGTTACAAATttacttttcatatttttttcatttttcaccctgcgaaaatatttaaaaaaaaaaaaaaaatactcttcTCGTTTATTACTCGAGAATTGCGACGATCgaaaatctctctctctctctctctctctctctctctctctctctctctctatctctctctccctaCAACTCGAATATCAAATAAGGacggaaaagagagagagagaaagataaaaaaaatcaaaaaaaaaaaaactacgacaaaacgaaaaagatttcaaacgtgtataattttaatcaattatagAATTACATGACTTTGTCAGAGTAAAATAGAGTAAAATAAGGATAGGCGTGTAGGCCAtggggttgttttttttttttttttttttcaaatgtttattGGGGGTGGGTCGGTGCGCCTTTCCATGTGTACGGTGGATTTTTCAAACACGTTTGAACGAAACTCTGAAAGAATGTAGAGAGAGGCGGTAAGAATCAATTTCTTCGACACGGTTCaaaggtataaatttttatttatttttttttttgtttgtttctcaTTTCCTTCGAACTTTGAAAGTTGCTTGCGGCATATCGTATTAATTATTCCCGCTGCTTTGCTCTTTGTAAATAATACACGAAACAGTTGATTCACTTGAtacagtatatgtatatatatacggacaacacacacacgcacatacgtacataaaaataatggtaataaattATGTGAAAGTAATTTGATTTCAACGTCTCggttattgtcattattacaCGTACATATTCCCGATGattgtgaaatatttgcaaaaaatattatacactaCATCACATCACGtcctttgaattttcattttaaagtaTCACGTTTCTTtcgctattattattattattattattgttattgttacatGTATGTACTTCGGTTATTTCCTCGCATTCTATACCAACATAAATTAACATCCTTTCGCTACAAATCCAGCCTCATGGCCTTCGTCGTttatatcgttatttttaatattaagtTCAAGCCGCTGTATTTTAATgttgattatatttatattgcgtgttatttatttatttattatttatttatttttcgtcaatGGTTTTCATTGTTCatcttttctctgttctctTCAGTTTTTAGCTGCCTCGTTTCGTAAGTTTAAACATGGCTTTAAGGTGAAAGTCTGCTTGTTTTTCCGTTATTTCGTTTcttgtgtgtttttttttttttattttttttttcaatttctttacaCTCGAATTTCGTATAAACgaagaattaattttcactgaCATTTATTTCACGGTTCCGTCGTCTGATTgagttgttattattgttatttttattgttattacactTGCATACTTGTcgtgattataatttttattctcgtcgatatattttcaaaaattacaatGAAAGAGAAGGGAAAAACAAACCATGACTACCATGACTATTAAACTAacttatacattatatttattatattataacgataagacttgtgaaattacATACCACTTTGCcacctaataataataatgaaactaCACCTTagcacgaaaaaaaaaaaaaaaaacaaatatgataaattatttattgaaattagcTCGCTTCTAATTAACAtgtttaatgcaatatactAACAATGTATAATGCAGTATACAATCtcaaattatatacataaacaatacatacataaatgtCAAAACGAATCTTGTCCAACATTGAAAATCTACGTACGCGTgagcaaaaaaatgtttccgTTTCCgcttgcgaaattttttttacacgcgttgatattgataatttgataaatttaaagGACGcgtactgttttttttttacacatttttgaatgaattttaaatagaAAAACGAATCTACCGATTGAGAGCTCGAGTGCATATAAAAAATGGTACAGTCCGTgactttttatttctcattggTATCGAATCATGATATTGATaactttcaattttactttttgtcTTACGGTCGTcgccattttatttatttatttttttattttttttttttttggtaatctcGTCAATTTGAATTACTGTACCAATAGAAAACTcactgattattattattattattatagttaATATTACTGTTGTTTCGTTTTCTGGTATTTACGAAGACGgggttttattttgtttaatttttttatttatttatttattttttatcaaaacgAACTTAGTTAGGAGCGAGCTAAAAAATAAGAGATggtatatttttgtaaaaataacgaGATATGATTTTCCGTTTCTGTTTAGTACGACAGTTTGTGACTGGCGGCGGAGACAATTTGCCCGGTACGTAAatcatataatttttcatttttaatcaaacaagaacaacaacaacatataaaaaaaaaaaaaaaagaaaaagaaaaagaaacaagcaATCCTATTTTCAGTAATCGATTGatttcgtttgtttatttctttcttttcttttttttccaagttgtTTATTATTGAGCTAGCAAGATGCGCGTGATATGACGCTTAATTTTCTTTAATGCAGTATACATGCTTATATTTAATTACTCGTTACCCAATTTAATAGACATGTATATATAGTCAGTGCTgaaattcatttgtttgaagaaaagaatttGGGAAATCTCCATTCAAGATTGAATACATACTTATGCGCGCACCGAGCCACTCACTTCATAATTACctgataaattatacatatatatacacttgtTTGAGTTTCACAAACTTGttagaatattttcatacacGAGTATATTTTCCTAAAGCATTGATAGAGTGGAGGGAGTTGAAATCTATAACAAAAAGTTTTGTAGTTTTGACGACGGttactttgatttttattatttcttttcttatctttttttatttttatttatttatttatttttttttttcaattacatttcATTCTGCTTATtgcgaaaattatttcatttcgaaataGGTTCTTTTTAATACAATTATTTCCTGTACAAGTAAATGTTACAAGGTATTTCTAACTTCCCTCTGTGTGTTTCAAATTAACTCGCttgcatattattatatatatatatatatacacgtgtgtaTTAATTTTGTCTTTCCTTTAATGTGTGccgattaattatttaattttttctaaaattaaaaaaaaattattttttttttctttttctcgcattttcaatcgatttatCGACATATGACAATTTTTCTCCATCTATTGCCACTTCGCTGCATCAAGTCTCGGTAGAATCATCTAAATTTGGGGATCAAAATTGAAGGAATGAAGGtcaaggggggaaaaaaaaacctgaattgGTTAAAATttaggtaaaagaaaaaaaaaaacgatagtttgatcaatttattctcattaaaTAACAATGAATTACTCTGAGTGCAAATATCGATTCTCAGTGCAATTCTGCTGTCtatttaacaataacaattgcAATAAGCATAAATTGGGGGGTTGGTGGAACGAGGGATGAATcgcgaattaaaaaaaaaaaaaaaaaaaaaaaaaaaaatgtcgatacCTGGCGCGTGTAACAATATTTTGTGTTTCTCATTAATACACCTAATTGTTGAGACTTTCTTAGCGTTTGACGCACTAACAAATAAACCCTTCGCTTACGCTGTTGCCTCTGTCTGTGACATGGACAGGCCTGTCAAAAGGTGTCGGGTTCATCCGTTTCGATCAACGGGTTGAGGCTGAGCGGGCGATCCAAGAATTAAATGGAACTATTCCGAAAGGCTCGACCGAACCTATCACCGTGAAGTTTGCCAACAACCcgagcaacaacaacaaggcAATACCGCCCCTAGCCGCCTATTTGACACCCCAGGCAACCCGTCGTTTTGGTGGCCCGATTCACCATCCAACTGGCCGCTTCAGGTACATTCCACTGTCGCCACTATCCAGGTACCTACTCGCCTCTACTCGCTCTACCCAACAAAAAGAAagttaaaaacaaaatcaaaaaaaaaaaaaaaaaaaaccataaataATCAATCGATACGCCGCTGATCGTTCGTTGTTATCTCGTTCGTTTTTTCACTGTTCCTTGACAATAAGAGCTCCCTTttggtttgatattttttttttctcagttgttttcttttttctttttttctcttgttttgTGCTGTGTCGATgtattttgtgtttttttttggatttttttttctttcttcacttCATTCAAACCTCATGTCCGTGTCCCGATATCCGTCGTTCGGATAATTAAAAGGGGAACAAAATACGTCCGTTTCGtatgacgaaaaatttgtcTACGACTTCGCGTTTCTGTGTTATTGACGGTTAAAGTTTTGGCGCTGACCGTTGCGGCTGTAACTTGAACCATCGGGCTCCGCTCGTCGCGCTCCGTTTGGTCCAAACGCGTCAATTTTCAATCGCGATTCAGGCGGAGAACGAGAAATCGGTAAAGATTCTTTCCTCGACGTTTTCTCtgccagttttttttttttttttttacacaacgAATCTGTTTTTACGCACCGTTTATTTCGACGAATAAGAAAATAAGGGACTCGCTTTAATTTCAAATCTAAATTCGCGCGcttttttcttgtttgtttttttttttttcttttttctatccaACCTAACCTCATCGTCGCAGTCTTTCGTTCGGTCTTACCGCGATTCGGAGTAACTAAATGACGAAACTCGTGTCGATTATTTTggtaaaaacagaaaaaaaaaaaaaatggtttatcCATCGAATATATTGTCGGTTGCAATTAATATTCGATTAATCCTATACGCACCTCTTCCATTATTCCTCCACGCTTTCTGTATATTCCTCAATTCTATGCGGTagggataagaaaaaaataaccccccccccccccccccccgaccgTTCGTACTCCTTCATCTCTTTACTGACCTGGTTCGTTATAACTAATTCTTATAACGTGATAGAaagtctgaattttttatataccacATGTGTAATTTATCTTTCTCGCTAATGGGTAAAACCTTCTCtgaatcaattattatacgtaaataCTATTAATATCTTATGAAACAGACTTTCTCAcacgtttttatttaaacacgGAGGAGCAAGGCACACaaagattattatttttttttttaaattcttttttatacgtacgtgtttaatttttgtcatttcgTTCTTcacttccttttttctttgcgtttattattttcttctcgcaTCATTTAAGATTGATGTCTTCAATTCTTCATACATCATATTGTATTGTACAGTATCTgtcaatttaatatttttttttttcttctcgatttACTGTGATGTACGtattaaattgataaattcaaCCTAAATGTCATCGGTGGTTTACAGAAATATGAGAGAGCAGTTTTTATAATATGAATCTGTTggtaaataatataacaatttCTCGCGTTCTACCGCCGAACAAATAAAAAGTCAAATCACagaagatagagagagagagagagagagaaaaaaaacaaacatacaAATTAAAAGTCCAATAATTCCAacttgttgttttattttccgtcCAATTCGAATTTGTCAGTTGAAATTCTTGACGATGTCAAGACAAATTAGACGGTTTCTTAACTTCTAACctaacttctttttttttccgtacgATATTCAAAGACAGTATttattgtatacatgtataaatgattttgttgtatttcaattattgtttcattattatttcgttgaatttttgttgcCTAAAACTTCGTCCGTTGCCTATACGATAATTCGGATCTCTTATGTTGTTGttttgtgttttgttttagCACTGGCAAGACCATGCTTGCCATTAACAAAGGCTTACAGAGGTcagtattattttatatttatctgTTTTT belongs to Neodiprion lecontei isolate iyNeoLeco1 chromosome 5, iyNeoLeco1.1, whole genome shotgun sequence and includes:
- the LOC107225136 gene encoding ELAV-like protein 3 isoform X5, with the translated sequence MMANGMDTVVQQNGNSALGQTSQEESKTNLIVNYLPQTMTQEEIRSLFSSIGEVESCKLIRDKLTDVCMVAGQSLGYGFVNYHRPEDAEKAINTLNGLRLQNKTIKVSYARPSSEAIKGANLYVSGLPKNMAQQDLENLFSPYGRIITSRILCDNMSVRQFVTGGGDNLPGLSKGVGFIRFDQRVEAERAIQELNGTIPKGSTEPITVKFANNPSNNNKAIPPLAAYLTPQATRRFGGPIHHPTGRFSTGKTMLAINKGLQRYSPLAGDLLANSMLPGNAMNGSGWCIFVYNLAPETEENVLWQLFGPFGAVQSVKVIRDLQTNKCKGFGFVTMTNYEEAVVAIQSLNGYTLGNRVLQVSFKTNKSKAA
- the LOC107225136 gene encoding ELAV-like protein 3 isoform X1, which gives rise to MMANGMDTVVQQNGNSALGQTSQEESKTNLIVNYLPQTMTQEEIRSLFSSIGEVESCKLIRDKLTDVCMVAGQSLGYGFVNYHRPEDAEKAINTLNGLRLQNKTIKVSYARPSSEAIKGANLYVSGLPKNMAQQDLENLFSPYGRIITSRILCDNMSVRQFVTGGGDNLPGLSKGVGFIRFDQRVEAERAIQELNGTIPKGSTEPITVKFANNPSNNNKAIPPLAAYLTPQATRRFGGPIHHPTGRFRYIPLSPLSSTGKTMLAINKGLQSRYSPLAGDLLANSMLPGNAMNGSGWCIFVYNLAPETEENVLWQLFGPFGAVQSVKVIRDLQTNKCKGFGFVTMTNYEEAVVAIQSLNGYTLGNRVLQVSFKTNKSKAA
- the LOC107225136 gene encoding ELAV-like protein 3 isoform X6, yielding MMANGMDTVVQQNGNSALGQTSQEESKTNLIVNYLPQTMTQEEIRSLFSSIGEVESCKLIRDKLTDVCMVAGQSLGYGFVNYHRPEDAEKAINTLNGLRLQNKTIKVSYARPSSEAIKGANLYVSGLPKNMAQQDLENLFSPYGRIITSRILCDNMSGLSKGVGFIRFDQRVEAERAIQELNGTIPKGSTEPITVKFANNPSNNNKAIPPLAAYLTPQATRRFGGPIHHPTGRFRYIPLSPLSSTGKTMLAINKGLQSRYSPLAGDLLANSMLPGNAMNGSGWCIFVYNLAPETEENVLWQLFGPFGAVQSVKVIRDLQTNKCKGFGFVTMTNYEEAVVAIQSLNGYTLGNRVLQVSFKTNKSKAA
- the LOC107225136 gene encoding ELAV-like protein 3 isoform X4, which codes for MMANGMDTVVQQNGNSALGQTSQEESKTNLIVNYLPQTMTQEEIRSLFSSIGEVESCKLIRDKLTDVCMVAGQSLGYGFVNYHRPEDAEKAINTLNGLRLQNKTIKVSYARPSSEAIKGANLYVSGLPKNMAQQDLENLFSPYGRIITSRILCDNMSVRQFVTGGGDNLPGLSKGVGFIRFDQRVEAERAIQELNGTIPKGSTEPITVKFANNPSNNNKAIPPLAAYLTPQATRRFGGPIHHPTGRFSTGKTMLAINKGLQSRYSPLAGDLLANSMLPGNAMNGSGWCIFVYNLAPETEENVLWQLFGPFGAVQSVKVIRDLQTNKCKGFGFVTMTNYEEAVVAIQSLNGYTLGNRVLQVSFKTNKSKAA
- the LOC107225136 gene encoding ELAV-like protein 1 isoform X10 produces the protein MMANGMDTVVQQNGNSALGQTSQEESKTNLIVNYLPQTMTQEEIRSLFSSIGEVESCKLIRDKLTDVCMVAGQSLGYGFVNYHRPEDAEKAINTLNGLRLQNKTIKVSYARPSSEAIKGANLYVSGLPKNMAQQDLENLFSPYGRIITSRILCDNMSVRQFVTGGGDNLPGLSKGVGFIRFDQRVEAERAIQELNGTIPKGSTEPITVKFANNPSNNNKAIPPLAAYLTPQATRRFGGPIHHPTGRFSRYSPLAGDLLANSMLPGNAMNGSGWCIFVYNLAPETEENVLWQLFGPFGAVQSVKVIRDLQTNKCKGFGFVTMTNYEEAVVAIQSLNGYTLGNRVLQVSFKTNKSKAA
- the LOC107225136 gene encoding ELAV-like protein 3 isoform X2, which gives rise to MMANGMDTVVQQNGNSALGQTSQEESKTNLIVNYLPQTMTQEEIRSLFSSIGEVESCKLIRDKLTDVCMVAGQSLGYGFVNYHRPEDAEKAINTLNGLRLQNKTIKVSYARPSSEAIKGANLYVSGLPKNMAQQDLENLFSPYGRIITSRILCDNMSVRQFVTGGGDNLPGLSKGVGFIRFDQRVEAERAIQELNGTIPKGSTEPITVKFANNPSNNNKAIPPLAAYLTPQATRRFGGPIHHPTGRFRYIPLSPLSSTGKTMLAINKGLQRYSPLAGDLLANSMLPGNAMNGSGWCIFVYNLAPETEENVLWQLFGPFGAVQSVKVIRDLQTNKCKGFGFVTMTNYEEAVVAIQSLNGYTLGNRVLQVSFKTNKSKAA
- the LOC107225136 gene encoding ELAV-like protein 1 isoform X8 yields the protein MMANGMDTVVQQNGNSALGQTSQEESKTNLIVNYLPQTMTQEEIRSLFSSIGEVESCKLIRDKLTDVCMVAGQSLGYGFVNYHRPEDAEKAINTLNGLRLQNKTIKVSYARPSSEAIKGANLYVSGLPKNMAQQDLENLFSPYGRIITSRILCDNMSVRQFVTGGGDNLPGLSKGVGFIRFDQRVEAERAIQELNGTIPKGSTEPITVKFANNPSNNNKAIPPLAAYLTPQATRRFGGPIHHPTGRFRYIPLSPLSRYSPLAGDLLANSMLPGNAMNGSGWCIFVYNLAPETEENVLWQLFGPFGAVQSVKVIRDLQTNKCKGFGFVTMTNYEEAVVAIQSLNGYTLGNRVLQVSFKTNKSKAA
- the LOC107225136 gene encoding ELAV-like protein 3 isoform X7, producing the protein MMANGMDTVVQQNGNSALGQTSQEESKTNLIVNYLPQTMTQEEIRSLFSSIGEVESCKLIRDKLTDVCMVAGQSLGYGFVNYHRPEDAEKAINTLNGLRLQNKTIKVSYARPSSEAIKGANLYVSGLPKNMAQQDLENLFSPYGRIITSRILCDNMSVRQFVTGGGDNLPGLSKGVGFIRFDQRVEAERAIQELNGTIPKGSTEPITVKFANNPSNNNKAIPPLAAYLTPQATRRFGGPIHHPTGRFRYIPLSPLSSRYSPLAGDLLANSMLPGNAMNGSGWCIFVYNLAPETEENVLWQLFGPFGAVQSVKVIRDLQTNKCKGFGFVTMTNYEEAVVAIQSLNGYTLGNRVLQVSFKTNKSKAA
- the LOC107225136 gene encoding ELAV-like protein 1 isoform X11, with the protein product MMANGMDTVVQQNGNSALGQTSQEESKTNLIVNYLPQTMTQEEIRSLFSSIGEVESCKLIRDKLTDVCMVAGQSLGYGFVNYHRPEDAEKAINTLNGLRLQNKTIKVSYARPSSEAIKGANLYVSGLPKNMAQQDLENLFSPYGRIITSRILCDNMSVRQFVTGGGDNLPGLSKGVGFIRFDQRVEAERAIQELNGTIPKGSTEPITVKFANNPSNNNKAIPPLAAYLTPQATRRFGGPIHHPTGRFRYSPLAGDLLANSMLPGNAMNGSGWCIFVYNLAPETEENVLWQLFGPFGAVQSVKVIRDLQTNKCKGFGFVTMTNYEEAVVAIQSLNGYTLGNRVLQVSFKTNKSKAA
- the LOC107225136 gene encoding ELAV-like protein 3 isoform X3, yielding MMANGMDTVVQQNGNSALGQTSQEESKTNLIVNYLPQTMTQEEIRSLFSSIGEVESCKLIRDKLTGQSLGYGFVNYHRPEDAEKAINTLNGLRLQNKTIKVSYARPSSEAIKGANLYVSGLPKNMAQQDLENLFSPYGRIITSRILCDNMSVRQFVTGGGDNLPGLSKGVGFIRFDQRVEAERAIQELNGTIPKGSTEPITVKFANNPSNNNKAIPPLAAYLTPQATRRFGGPIHHPTGRFRYIPLSPLSSTGKTMLAINKGLQSRYSPLAGDLLANSMLPGNAMNGSGWCIFVYNLAPETEENVLWQLFGPFGAVQSVKVIRDLQTNKCKGFGFVTMTNYEEAVVAIQSLNGYTLGNRVLQVSFKTNKSKAA
- the LOC107225136 gene encoding ELAV-like protein 2 isoform X9 codes for the protein MMANGMDTVVQQNGNSALGQTSQEESKTNLIVNYLPQTMTQEEIRSLFSSIGEVESCKLIRDKLTGQSLGYGFVNYHRPEDAEKAINTLNGLRLQNKTIKVSYARPSSEAIKGANLYVSGLPKNMAQQDLENLFSPYGRIITSRILCDNMSGLSKGVGFIRFDQRVEAERAIQELNGTIPKGSTEPITVKFANNPSNNNKAIPPLAAYLTPQATRRFGGPIHHPTGRFRYIPLSPLSSTGKTMLAINKGLQSRYSPLAGDLLANSMLPGNAMNGSGWCIFVYNLAPETEENVLWQLFGPFGAVQSVKVIRDLQTNKCKGFGFVTMTNYEEAVVAIQSLNGYTLGNRVLQVSFKTNKSKAA
- the LOC107225136 gene encoding ELAV-like protein 3 isoform X15; this encodes MMANGMDTVVQQNGNSALGQTSQEESKTNLIVNYLPQTMTQEEIRSLFSSIGEVESCKLIRDKLTGQSLGYGFVNYHRPEDAEKAINTLNGLRLQNKTIKVSYARPSSEAIKGANLYVSGLPKNMAQQDLENLFSPYGRIITSRILCDNMSVRQFVTGGGDNLPGLSKGVGFIRFDQRVEAERAIQELNGTIPKGSTEPITVKFANNPSNNNKAIPPLAAYLTPQATRRFGGPIHHPTGRFSTGKTMLAINKGLQRYSPLAGDLLANSMLPGNAMNGSGWCIFVYNLAPETEENVLWQLFGPFGAVQSVKVIRDLQTNKCKGFGFVTMTNYEEAVVAIQSLNGYTLGNRVLQVSFKTNKSKAA
- the LOC107225136 gene encoding ELAV-like protein 3 isoform X12, with the translated sequence MMANGMDTVVQQNGNSALGQTSQEESKTNLIVNYLPQTMTQEEIRSLFSSIGEVESCKLIRDKLTGQSLGYGFVNYHRPEDAEKAINTLNGLRLQNKTIKVSYARPSSEAIKGANLYVSGLPKNMAQQDLENLFSPYGRIITSRILCDNMSVRQFVTGGGDNLPGLSKGVGFIRFDQRVEAERAIQELNGTIPKGSTEPITVKFANNPSNNNKAIPPLAAYLTPQATRRFGGPIHHPTGRFRYSPLAGDLLANSMLPGNAMNGSGWCIFVYNLAPETEENVLWQLFGPFGAVQSVKVIRDLQTNKCKGFGFVTMTNYEEAVVAIQSLNGYTLGNRVLQVSFKTNKSKAA